Proteins encoded by one window of Procambarus clarkii isolate CNS0578487 chromosome 55, FALCON_Pclarkii_2.0, whole genome shotgun sequence:
- the LOC138352942 gene encoding nucleolar protein 58-like, which yields MTRQTVAEDEQQKQKTNNRSMTRQTVAEDEQQKQKTNNRSMTRQTVAEDEQQKQKTNNRSMTRQTVAEDEQQKQKTNNRSMTRQTVAEDEQQKQKTNNRSMTRQTVAEDEQQKQKTNNRSMTRQTVAEDEQQKQKTNNRSMTRQTVAEDERRHQRDLMIYEGL from the coding sequence ATGACACGACAAACAGTAGCAGAAGACGAACAACAGAAACAGAAGACGAACAACAGAAGCATGACACGACAAACAGTAGCAGAAGACGAACAACAGAAACAGAAGACGAACAACAGAAGCATGACACGACAAACAGTAGCAGAAGACGAACAACAGAAACAGAAGACAAACAACAGAAGCATGACACGGCAAACAGTAGCAGAAGACGAACAACAGAAACAGAAGACGAACAACAGAAGCATGACACGACAAACAGTAGCAGAAGACGAACAACAGAAACAGAAGACAAACAACAGAAGCATGACACGACAAACAGTAGCAGAAGACGAACAACAGAAACAGAAGACAAACAACAGAAGCATGACACGGCAAACAGTAGCAGAAGACGAACAACAGAAACAGAAGACGAACAACAGAAGCATGACACGGCAAACAGTAGCAGAAGACGAACGAAGGCATCAGAGGGACTTAATGATTTATGAAGGACTTTAA
- the LOC138352941 gene encoding uncharacterized protein, producing MVAPTTVTTVMVAPTTVTTVMVAPYNSDDGDGSPHNSDDGDGSPHNSDDGDGSPYNSDDGDGSPYNSDDGDGSPYNSDDGDGSPYNSDDGDGSPYNSDDGDGSPQNSDDGDGSPHNSDDGDGSPYNSDDGDGSPYNSDDGDGSPYNSDDGDGSPYNSDDGDGSPPQQ from the coding sequence ATGGTAGCCCCCACAACAGTGACGACGGTGATGGTAGCCCCCACAACAGTGACGACGGTGATGGTAGCCCCCTACAACAGTGACGACGGTGATGGTAGCCCCCACAACAGTGACGACGGTGATGGTAGCCCCCACAACAGTGACGACGGTGATGGTAGCCCCTACAACAGTGACGACGGTGATGGTAGCCCCTACAACAGTGACGACGGTGATGGTAGCCCCTACAACAGTGACGACGGTGATGGTAGCCCCTACAACAGTGACGACGGTGATGGTAGCCCCTACAACAGTGACGACGGTGATGGTAGCCCCCAAAACAGTGACGACGGTGATGGTAGCCCCCACAACAGTGACGACGGTGATGGTAGCCCCTACAACAGTGACGACGGTGATGGTAGCCCCTACAACAGTGACGACGGTGATGGTAGCCCCTACAACAGTGACGACGGTGATGGTAGCCCCTACAACAGTGACGACGGTGATGGTAGCCCCCCACAACAGTGA